In Papaver somniferum cultivar HN1 chromosome 1, ASM357369v1, whole genome shotgun sequence, a genomic segment contains:
- the LOC113321256 gene encoding uncharacterized protein LOC113321256 isoform X2, whose protein sequence is MPNPLRKSGSNSSGSKNSSSSERGSGSLDSINVEDGNKDKGSACSNGGQGKKLSAAKYRAILLKCQGRDPKSDKKKKVTVGLKGGNDSPQGVRGNIGGQCCGSNVKGVTRGQSQCSSNGERSAKVGAKRQSLETAIVHLEEGEIREENIVPLEPEKDGEKLKGKLCVGGGGKKCCKDVQQRDLKLMAKRGNDYNVCVRCKLGGKLLCCDGKGCKKNYHLRCLDPPMKVVPPGDWYGPCCAKKNRESGVNSLPRAVESNLDAVQVELADTQGTGVVASEHKSESKFVESWVPVKLSDVQLEQYCNILLSNSALLRSSSKIDTVETLQDVLISARKCCDHPYFVEPSLQKILTKGLAEAEYLNVGIKASGKLQVLDKILLETKKQGLRVVIIFQSNVGSSGISSGDILDDVVCQRSGVDSYERVDCGLIVPKKQFSKNKQAAMNRFNDKDKGRIVFLLDRRACHPSIKLSSVDIVILYDSDLNPYNDLKVLQKITIDSQHEQLKLFRLYSVCTLEEMVLVNAKQDVTVDAQNLGRSAIHQMLRWGASYSFRQLVEFHSSSSSSSSIFSSEHLVKELFGPLPQEGGSPGTNSSSIVVKVSQTGGTYSSDVSLPGELEMQSVDEDLPHVFWEKLLNRTIPKWRYLPDSSLSQRTRKRVQYFEGSLEKTGFDYANVPKKRRTMVLPGTIDAEAQKPVVVEDKREVGGVNKEGACGTSAGDSSQFLPSPAVPTGAARFRKANAISSVPAAFIGESDKIPVQQELEGETREVHQSCQKVLLPPSDPPCPEPLVENQVELVSNLTSGSASQPDNGIQSEPPHPEPLVEDQVELVNNSPLGSASQHDIQLNDSIRPEPPRPVPAAEEQVEVVNNSALRSASQHNIQLDNDIQSEPPRPVPPVGEEVELVNNSVLGSASQHDIQLDNGIRPEPPRPVPAAAEQVELVNNSASGSASQPDIQLEDGIQPKPPHSETPVEEPVELVINSASGSASQPDIQVDNGIQSEPPCPEPRVAEQVQLVNNSASGSAAQPILLDDGIQFELSSHDVVEHLEAILELPMSIDTSQGGRGTCVSDSSSMGSVPDCSNRPQQSAPMNSYWTSQFVPHHEPVLNESARIRNEQDQVGVLINSAPQPSISQLGHNTSYQAAFPTQPATTEDHFELPTYNDALQDTVLQQSAFIDRCVGGSGTRVTDFQSLGFPVRVSHHPLHITPLTYAWTSQTLPQGDPLLNELARIRQEREKALKFHEDAKKRIQFDCHKEVQEIYKKYSKLDYDNDTALALTKNAMDMNYSKVAMNVMLAKYLRDKWQ, encoded by the exons ATGCCTAATCCATTGAGAAAGTCTGGTTCTAATTCATCCGGTTCAAAAAACTCCTCCTCTTCTGAGAGGGGTTCTGGCTCCCTAGACAGCATAAATGTGGAGGACGGGAACAAGGACAAGGGGTCAGCTTGTTCTAATGGTGGCCAGGGTAAGAAATTGAGTGCTGCTAAGTATAGAGCAATTTTACTCAAGTGCCAAGGAAGGGACCCTAAATCAG ataagaagaagaaggtgacagTGGGTCTCAAAGGGGGAAATGACTCCCCTCAAGGGGTTAGGGGGAATATAGGAGGTCAGTGCTGTGGAAGTAACGTTAAGGGAGTGACAAGAGGACAATCTCAATGCTCCAGCAACGGTGAACGGTCTGCAAAAGTTGGAGCTAAAAGGCAAAGCTTGGAAACTGCCATAGTCCATCTGGAAGAGGGAGAGATTAGAGAAGAGAACATAGTTCCTCTGGAACCAGAAAAG GATGGAGAGAAGCTTAAAGGCAAGCTTTGTGTAGGAGGAGGAGGAAAAAAATGTTGCAAGGATGTGCAACAGAGGGATTTGAAGCTGATGGCTAAAAGGGGAAATGATTATAATGTCTGTGTTAGATGCAAGCTTGGTGGAAAGCTCTT GTGCTGTGACGGGAAGGGTTGCAAAAAGAACTATCATCTCAGATGTCTGGATCCTCCCATGAAGGTTGTGCCACCTGGTGATTGGTATGGTCCCTGCTGCGCTAAGAAGAATAGAGAGTCGGGTGTCAATTCCTTGCCTAGAGCAGTAGAATCCAATTTGGATGCTGTACAAGTGGAATTGGCAGATACTCAAGGCACAG GTGTTGTTGCATCGGAACATAAGTCAGAATCCAAGTTTGTCGAGTCCTGGGTTCCTGTCAAGCTTTCTGATGTGCAGCTTGAGCAGTATTGTAATATCCTACTTTCTAATTCAGCATTACTTCGTTCATCTTCAAAAATTGATACTGTGGAGACTCTCCAGGATGTTCTTATTTCAGCCAGGAAG TGTTGCGACCATCCGTATTTTGTGGAACCTTCTTTGCAGAAAATTCTCACAAAGGGTCTGGCAGAAGCCGAGTATTTGAATGTTGGAATAAAAGCAAGTGGCAAACTACAAGTACTTGATAAGATCCTCTTAGAAACAAAAAAGCAAGGTCTAAGAGTCGTAATCATTTTTCAG TCGAATGTCGGGTCTAGTGGAATCTCTTCGGGAGATATCTTGGATGATGTTGTATGTCAGAGAAGTGGTGTAGATTCCTACGAACGTGTTGATTGTGGATTGATCGTGCCAAAGAAGCAATTTTCCAAAAACAAGCAAGCTGCCATGAACAGGTTCAATGACAAGGATAAAGGGAGAATTGTGTTTTTACTAGATCGTCGTGCTTGCCACCCAAGCATTAAGCTGTCATCAGTCGATATTGTAATTCTGTATGACAGCGATTTGAACCCGTACAATGATCTGAAAGTTCTGCAGAAGATCACTATTGACTCACAGCATGAGCAGTTAAAACTGTTCCGTTTATATTCAGTATGTACCTTGGAAGAAATGGTTCTAGTTAATGCTAAGCAAGATGTGACTGTTGATGCACAGAATTTAGGCCGTTCCGCAATTCATCAAATGCTTAGATGGGGTGCTTCGTATTCATTCAGACAATTGGTTGAGTTCCATAGTTCCTCTTCATCCTCTAGTTCAATCTTTTCTTCTGAGCATTTGGTGAAAGAATTATTTGGTCCGCTGCCTCAGGAAGGTGGAAGCCCTGGTACAAACAGTTCCTCGATTGTTGTGAAAGTTAGTCAAACTGGAGGGACATATTCTAGTGATGTTTCTCTGCCTGGTGAGCTGGAGATGCAGTCAGTTGACGAAGATCTCCCTCATGTATTTTGGGAAAAACTACTGAATAGGACGATACCGAAGTGGAGATATTTGCCTGATTCTTCCTTATCCCAGAGGACCCGTAAACGAGTTCAATATTTTGAAGGCTCATTAGAAAAGACAGGCTTTGACTATGCTAATGTTCCAAAGAAGAGAAGGACCATGGTTCTGCCCGGTACCATTGATGCGGAAGCTCAAAAACCAGTAGTCGTAGAAGATAAAAGAGAAGTCGGTGGTGTAAACAAAGAAG GAGCATGTGGAACTTCAGCTGGTGATAGCTCTCAATTTCTTCCAAGCCCTGCAGTTCCAACTGGTGCTGCTCGTTTTCGTAAAGCTAATGCAATCTCTAGCGTACCAGCAGCCTTTATAGGCGAGTCTGATAAAATACCTGTGCAGCAAGAGTTGGAAGGAGAGACCAGAGAAGTCCATCAAAGCTGTCAAAAGGTTCTCCTTCCTCCCTCTGATCCTCCATGTCCTGAACCCTTAGTTGAGAACCAGGTAGAGCTAGTAAGTAACTTAACTTCAGGGTCAGCTTCACAGCCTGACAATGGCATCCAGTCTGAACCTCCACATCCTGAACCCCTGGTTGAGGACCAGGTTGAGCTTGTAAATAACTCACCGTTAGGGTCTGCTTCGCAGCATGACATACAGCTAAACGATAGCATTCGACCTGAGCCTCCACGTCCTGTACCAGCAGCTGAGGAGCAGGTTGAGGTTGTAAATAACTCAGCTTTACGGTCTGCTTCGCAGCATAATATACAGCTAGACAATGACATTCAGTCTGAGCCGCCACGTCCTGTGCCACCAGTTGGGGAGGAGGTTGAGCTTGTAAATAACTCAGTGTTAGGTTCTGCTTCACAGCATGACATACAGCTAGACAATGGCATTCGGCCCGAGCCTCCACGTCCTGTACCAGCAGCTGCAGAGCAGGTTGAGCTTGTAAATAACTCAGCTTCAGGGTCAGCTTCACAACCTGACATACAGCTAGAGGATGGCATTCAGCCCAAGCCTCCACATTCTGAAACCCCAGTTGAGGAGCCGGTTGAGCTAGTAATTAACTCTGCTTCAGGGTCAGCTTCACAACCTGACATACAGGTAGACAATGGCATCCAATCTGAGCCTCCATGTCCTGAACCTCGAGTTGCGGAGCAGGTTCAGCTAGTAAATAACTCAGCTTCAGGATCAGCTGCACAGCCTATACTGCTAGATGACGGCATTCAGTTTGAATTATCTTCACATGATGTTGTTGAGCACCTGGAAGCGATTCTTGAACTGCCTATGTCGATTGACACATCACAAGGTGGAAGGGGTACATGTGTATCAGATTCCAGTAGCATGGGTAGTGTCCCAGATTGCAGTAATCGTCCTCAACAAAGTGCTCCGATGAATTCTTATTGGACTTCTCAGTTTGTGCCCCATCATGAACCTGTGTTGAATGAATCCGCACGAATCCGTAACGAGCAGGACCAAGTTGGGGTATTAATCAACTCAGCTCCACAGCCTAGCATCTCCCAGTTGGGACATAACACTTCCTACCAGGCTGCATTTCCAACACAGCCAGCTACAACTGAAGACCATTTTGAGTTGCCTACTTACAATGATGCTCTGCAAGATACAGTTTTGCAGCAGTCTGCGTTTATAGACAGATGTGTAGGTGGAAGTGGTACACGTGTAACAGATTTCCAAAGCTTGGGATTTCCAGTCCGCGTAAGTCATCATCCTTTACATATTACTCCTTTGACTTATGCTTGGACTTCTCAGACTCTGCCCCAAGGTGACCCTCTTTTAAATGAATTGGCAAGAATACGCCAAGAGCGGGAGAAAGCTTTGAAATTCCATGAAGATGCG aaaaagCGGATCCAATTTGATTGTCACAAGGAGGTGCAAGAGATTTATAAAAAGTATAGCAAGCTTGATTATGATAATGATACTGCATTAGCTCTGACGAAGAATGCAATGGACATGAATTATAGCAAAGTCGCCATGAATGTGATGTTAGCCAAGTATTTAAGGGACAAATGGCAGTGA
- the LOC113321256 gene encoding uncharacterized protein LOC113321256 isoform X1 — MPNPLRKSGSNSSGSKNSSSSERGSGSLDSINVEDGNKDKGSACSNGGQGKKLSAAKYRAILLKCQGRDPKSDKKKKVTVGLKGGNDSPQGVRGNIGGQCCGSNVKGVTRGQSQCSSNGERSAKVGAKRQSLETAIVHLEEGEIREENIVPLEPEKDGEKLKGKLCVGGGGKKCCKDVQQRDLKLMAKRGNDYNVCVRCKLGGKLLCCDGKGCKKNYHLRCLDPPMKVVPPGDWYGPCCAKKNRESGVNSLPRAVESNLDAVQVELADTQGTGTTKNNLHNIDSDDSVGKLKGKLVGVVASEHKSESKFVESWVPVKLSDVQLEQYCNILLSNSALLRSSSKIDTVETLQDVLISARKCCDHPYFVEPSLQKILTKGLAEAEYLNVGIKASGKLQVLDKILLETKKQGLRVVIIFQSNVGSSGISSGDILDDVVCQRSGVDSYERVDCGLIVPKKQFSKNKQAAMNRFNDKDKGRIVFLLDRRACHPSIKLSSVDIVILYDSDLNPYNDLKVLQKITIDSQHEQLKLFRLYSVCTLEEMVLVNAKQDVTVDAQNLGRSAIHQMLRWGASYSFRQLVEFHSSSSSSSSIFSSEHLVKELFGPLPQEGGSPGTNSSSIVVKVSQTGGTYSSDVSLPGELEMQSVDEDLPHVFWEKLLNRTIPKWRYLPDSSLSQRTRKRVQYFEGSLEKTGFDYANVPKKRRTMVLPGTIDAEAQKPVVVEDKREVGGVNKEGACGTSAGDSSQFLPSPAVPTGAARFRKANAISSVPAAFIGESDKIPVQQELEGETREVHQSCQKVLLPPSDPPCPEPLVENQVELVSNLTSGSASQPDNGIQSEPPHPEPLVEDQVELVNNSPLGSASQHDIQLNDSIRPEPPRPVPAAEEQVEVVNNSALRSASQHNIQLDNDIQSEPPRPVPPVGEEVELVNNSVLGSASQHDIQLDNGIRPEPPRPVPAAAEQVELVNNSASGSASQPDIQLEDGIQPKPPHSETPVEEPVELVINSASGSASQPDIQVDNGIQSEPPCPEPRVAEQVQLVNNSASGSAAQPILLDDGIQFELSSHDVVEHLEAILELPMSIDTSQGGRGTCVSDSSSMGSVPDCSNRPQQSAPMNSYWTSQFVPHHEPVLNESARIRNEQDQVGVLINSAPQPSISQLGHNTSYQAAFPTQPATTEDHFELPTYNDALQDTVLQQSAFIDRCVGGSGTRVTDFQSLGFPVRVSHHPLHITPLTYAWTSQTLPQGDPLLNELARIRQEREKALKFHEDAKKRIQFDCHKEVQEIYKKYSKLDYDNDTALALTKNAMDMNYSKVAMNVMLAKYLRDKWQ; from the exons ATGCCTAATCCATTGAGAAAGTCTGGTTCTAATTCATCCGGTTCAAAAAACTCCTCCTCTTCTGAGAGGGGTTCTGGCTCCCTAGACAGCATAAATGTGGAGGACGGGAACAAGGACAAGGGGTCAGCTTGTTCTAATGGTGGCCAGGGTAAGAAATTGAGTGCTGCTAAGTATAGAGCAATTTTACTCAAGTGCCAAGGAAGGGACCCTAAATCAG ataagaagaagaaggtgacagTGGGTCTCAAAGGGGGAAATGACTCCCCTCAAGGGGTTAGGGGGAATATAGGAGGTCAGTGCTGTGGAAGTAACGTTAAGGGAGTGACAAGAGGACAATCTCAATGCTCCAGCAACGGTGAACGGTCTGCAAAAGTTGGAGCTAAAAGGCAAAGCTTGGAAACTGCCATAGTCCATCTGGAAGAGGGAGAGATTAGAGAAGAGAACATAGTTCCTCTGGAACCAGAAAAG GATGGAGAGAAGCTTAAAGGCAAGCTTTGTGTAGGAGGAGGAGGAAAAAAATGTTGCAAGGATGTGCAACAGAGGGATTTGAAGCTGATGGCTAAAAGGGGAAATGATTATAATGTCTGTGTTAGATGCAAGCTTGGTGGAAAGCTCTT GTGCTGTGACGGGAAGGGTTGCAAAAAGAACTATCATCTCAGATGTCTGGATCCTCCCATGAAGGTTGTGCCACCTGGTGATTGGTATGGTCCCTGCTGCGCTAAGAAGAATAGAGAGTCGGGTGTCAATTCCTTGCCTAGAGCAGTAGAATCCAATTTGGATGCTGTACAAGTGGAATTGGCAGATACTCAAGGCACAGGTACAACTAAAAACAATTTACACAATATTGATTCTGATGACAGTGTTGGGAAACTGAAGGGGAAGCTTGTAGGTGTTGTTGCATCGGAACATAAGTCAGAATCCAAGTTTGTCGAGTCCTGGGTTCCTGTCAAGCTTTCTGATGTGCAGCTTGAGCAGTATTGTAATATCCTACTTTCTAATTCAGCATTACTTCGTTCATCTTCAAAAATTGATACTGTGGAGACTCTCCAGGATGTTCTTATTTCAGCCAGGAAG TGTTGCGACCATCCGTATTTTGTGGAACCTTCTTTGCAGAAAATTCTCACAAAGGGTCTGGCAGAAGCCGAGTATTTGAATGTTGGAATAAAAGCAAGTGGCAAACTACAAGTACTTGATAAGATCCTCTTAGAAACAAAAAAGCAAGGTCTAAGAGTCGTAATCATTTTTCAG TCGAATGTCGGGTCTAGTGGAATCTCTTCGGGAGATATCTTGGATGATGTTGTATGTCAGAGAAGTGGTGTAGATTCCTACGAACGTGTTGATTGTGGATTGATCGTGCCAAAGAAGCAATTTTCCAAAAACAAGCAAGCTGCCATGAACAGGTTCAATGACAAGGATAAAGGGAGAATTGTGTTTTTACTAGATCGTCGTGCTTGCCACCCAAGCATTAAGCTGTCATCAGTCGATATTGTAATTCTGTATGACAGCGATTTGAACCCGTACAATGATCTGAAAGTTCTGCAGAAGATCACTATTGACTCACAGCATGAGCAGTTAAAACTGTTCCGTTTATATTCAGTATGTACCTTGGAAGAAATGGTTCTAGTTAATGCTAAGCAAGATGTGACTGTTGATGCACAGAATTTAGGCCGTTCCGCAATTCATCAAATGCTTAGATGGGGTGCTTCGTATTCATTCAGACAATTGGTTGAGTTCCATAGTTCCTCTTCATCCTCTAGTTCAATCTTTTCTTCTGAGCATTTGGTGAAAGAATTATTTGGTCCGCTGCCTCAGGAAGGTGGAAGCCCTGGTACAAACAGTTCCTCGATTGTTGTGAAAGTTAGTCAAACTGGAGGGACATATTCTAGTGATGTTTCTCTGCCTGGTGAGCTGGAGATGCAGTCAGTTGACGAAGATCTCCCTCATGTATTTTGGGAAAAACTACTGAATAGGACGATACCGAAGTGGAGATATTTGCCTGATTCTTCCTTATCCCAGAGGACCCGTAAACGAGTTCAATATTTTGAAGGCTCATTAGAAAAGACAGGCTTTGACTATGCTAATGTTCCAAAGAAGAGAAGGACCATGGTTCTGCCCGGTACCATTGATGCGGAAGCTCAAAAACCAGTAGTCGTAGAAGATAAAAGAGAAGTCGGTGGTGTAAACAAAGAAG GAGCATGTGGAACTTCAGCTGGTGATAGCTCTCAATTTCTTCCAAGCCCTGCAGTTCCAACTGGTGCTGCTCGTTTTCGTAAAGCTAATGCAATCTCTAGCGTACCAGCAGCCTTTATAGGCGAGTCTGATAAAATACCTGTGCAGCAAGAGTTGGAAGGAGAGACCAGAGAAGTCCATCAAAGCTGTCAAAAGGTTCTCCTTCCTCCCTCTGATCCTCCATGTCCTGAACCCTTAGTTGAGAACCAGGTAGAGCTAGTAAGTAACTTAACTTCAGGGTCAGCTTCACAGCCTGACAATGGCATCCAGTCTGAACCTCCACATCCTGAACCCCTGGTTGAGGACCAGGTTGAGCTTGTAAATAACTCACCGTTAGGGTCTGCTTCGCAGCATGACATACAGCTAAACGATAGCATTCGACCTGAGCCTCCACGTCCTGTACCAGCAGCTGAGGAGCAGGTTGAGGTTGTAAATAACTCAGCTTTACGGTCTGCTTCGCAGCATAATATACAGCTAGACAATGACATTCAGTCTGAGCCGCCACGTCCTGTGCCACCAGTTGGGGAGGAGGTTGAGCTTGTAAATAACTCAGTGTTAGGTTCTGCTTCACAGCATGACATACAGCTAGACAATGGCATTCGGCCCGAGCCTCCACGTCCTGTACCAGCAGCTGCAGAGCAGGTTGAGCTTGTAAATAACTCAGCTTCAGGGTCAGCTTCACAACCTGACATACAGCTAGAGGATGGCATTCAGCCCAAGCCTCCACATTCTGAAACCCCAGTTGAGGAGCCGGTTGAGCTAGTAATTAACTCTGCTTCAGGGTCAGCTTCACAACCTGACATACAGGTAGACAATGGCATCCAATCTGAGCCTCCATGTCCTGAACCTCGAGTTGCGGAGCAGGTTCAGCTAGTAAATAACTCAGCTTCAGGATCAGCTGCACAGCCTATACTGCTAGATGACGGCATTCAGTTTGAATTATCTTCACATGATGTTGTTGAGCACCTGGAAGCGATTCTTGAACTGCCTATGTCGATTGACACATCACAAGGTGGAAGGGGTACATGTGTATCAGATTCCAGTAGCATGGGTAGTGTCCCAGATTGCAGTAATCGTCCTCAACAAAGTGCTCCGATGAATTCTTATTGGACTTCTCAGTTTGTGCCCCATCATGAACCTGTGTTGAATGAATCCGCACGAATCCGTAACGAGCAGGACCAAGTTGGGGTATTAATCAACTCAGCTCCACAGCCTAGCATCTCCCAGTTGGGACATAACACTTCCTACCAGGCTGCATTTCCAACACAGCCAGCTACAACTGAAGACCATTTTGAGTTGCCTACTTACAATGATGCTCTGCAAGATACAGTTTTGCAGCAGTCTGCGTTTATAGACAGATGTGTAGGTGGAAGTGGTACACGTGTAACAGATTTCCAAAGCTTGGGATTTCCAGTCCGCGTAAGTCATCATCCTTTACATATTACTCCTTTGACTTATGCTTGGACTTCTCAGACTCTGCCCCAAGGTGACCCTCTTTTAAATGAATTGGCAAGAATACGCCAAGAGCGGGAGAAAGCTTTGAAATTCCATGAAGATGCG aaaaagCGGATCCAATTTGATTGTCACAAGGAGGTGCAAGAGATTTATAAAAAGTATAGCAAGCTTGATTATGATAATGATACTGCATTAGCTCTGACGAAGAATGCAATGGACATGAATTATAGCAAAGTCGCCATGAATGTGATGTTAGCCAAGTATTTAAGGGACAAATGGCAGTGA